In Kaistella sp. 97-N-M2, the sequence ACCCTTTTGTCAATTTTTCAATTGCCTGAGGTTGGTCGCCGGTGGGTTTATATTCTGACTGAAGTTGAAATTGCATAGTGCAAAAATAAGGAAATTAAAAGACTGAATTTTATTTGTTTACATTAAAATTAAGCAAAAAGTTTTGGTTAGAATCGTAATTAATGCTTTTCGACAAAGCGATCGTGATTCTGCGGTTATTAACAATCGTGTCCTTATAAAAAAAGTTAGCAGGGTGAATTTCATTGTGTAGAATGAGATAATAATCACCTTTTAAAATGTTGGATTTTCCGTAAGCAATAACATTTTTAAATTTTGGTTTTTTTGCAATCTTTATTTTCCGATATTCTTTCAAGTTCAATGCAAAGTGAAACCCGCCAAATGATTTATAATTAAGATCTAAACTATCGTTCCGGACGCATAAATACGATTTATCTTCGCATTTTTCTACGTTACTAAACTGAGAATATGTACTGAAAGTTGTGCACGATGTAAAAAAGAGAAATAAGATCGCAATTAGCATTTTCATGGGTAAGTAATTTTATGATTAGCTTCAATGGGATTGTTATTCTCCCGAATTTCCACTTGCTCCCTTTCATTCATTTCTTTAAAATTTGGTGTCAACTCATTTCCTTGGTCGTCGACCCATTTTAAAACAGGCATTCCACTTCCTCTGTTTTTGCCGTTGATTTCCCGGGTGGGATCGGCGTAGTAATCCTTTGCTAATTTTTCGTACTGTTTCCAGGTTATGGGAATGGCTTTTTCTTTTTCATAAATTTGACCGTCGGAGTTGCGAATCTGGATCAAAGAAAAGAAGTAATTATTTTCATCGTCGGAAACATCAGTAATCAATCCGGGCAATCCATAAAAAATGTACGGACCTTCCTGCAACGGAATTTCATTTGTAAACCAGGCAGTCCAATTTCTGCCCCCATAAGTCGTGGTTGCTTTTTGCGTTTTCATGGAAGAAGTTTCTTTCGTATCATTCTCAATCTTCCATTTTAATTCTTCTTCAATTTTAATAGAAAAAAGCTTTTGAAAATTATTGATGAACTTCTTGATTTTATTTTCTTTTAGATCTTTCGAAACGCTCCGAAAATCTTTAAAGGAAGTGGACATAAAACTACTTCGTTTCGTAACAGAAGCCGTCGAATCTGCCCTTTTATCTTCTAATGTCCTAAATAAAGACTTCCCGTCGATAACATCTAAAATAAAAGTTTGCATGGCAATACTGTCTTTGGCAGGATTAGGTTTGAACTTAAGTTCGTACAGAAAACTTTTATTTTGCGAAAAAAGAAAACTAAAGAGCAAAAGAAAAAATACACAAACAACTCTTTTCATAGTTAATAAATAACGTGAATTTCAAATGTAAGATTTTACTCGGAATAATTATTGTAATTTAAATGTTCAAATCATTAAAAAACAAACAATGAAATCTTTACTCACTAAAAGCCTCCCTTTTTTAAGCTTGGCTCTTCTTACCTCGTGTGGAGGAAGTACTAAAAACACCACCGAAAATAACAAAGTTTTAATAGAAAGCGGACAAATTCCTAATCCTGAAACGGTGGATAAAAATTCTCCGGAATATCAACCTGCATTCGCTAACCAGACGAGAGTAAAAGGTGTAAAAACACAGGCTCCGTACGATGTGCAGGTGCTGACGAAAGATTTAGGAAAACCCTGGGGGATTATCAATCTTCCGGACGGCAGATTTTTAATTACAGAAAAATCCGGCTTTATGAACATTGTTTCCGCAGACGGAAAAACCGTAATGAAAGTTGAAGGTTTTCCGAAGGTTGACGATAAAGGACAGGGCGGACTTTTGGACGTCGCTCTCGATCCTGATTTTGCTACAAACAGAATGATTTTCTGGAGTTTTTCGGAACCCGTTTCCGGTGGCAATCACACCTCTGTTGCGAAAGGAAAACTTTCTGCAGATGAAAAAATGATCGAAAATCCGAAGGTGATATTCCGCGCGACGCCAACTTACGACGGCGACAAACATTACGGCAGCAGACTGGCTTTCGACAAAGACGGTAATCTTTTTGTAAGTACGGGCGAAAGATCGGATTTGGCAACACGTCCATTGGCGCAGAACACGATGGCTTATTTAGGCAAGGTGATGAAAATTACGAAGGACGGCAAAGCAGCGGCTGGAAATCCTTTCATTGGAAATGCGAAGTATAAACCCGAAATCTATTCTTATGGACACCGGAACCCACAAGGTTTGGCAATGGATGAAAAAGGACAACTTTGGGACGCGGAAATGGGACCAAAAGGCGGCGATGAAGTGAACCTCATCACAGCCGGTAAGAATTACGGTTGGGGCGATGTAACGTACGGAAGAGAGTACAGCGGCGAAAAAGTCGGTGCAGGTATTCAGCAGAAAGCGGGAACGGAACAGCCGGTTTATTACTGGGATCCCTCCATTTCGATGAGCGGAATTACGTTTTACACAGGGAATATGGACGAATGGAAAAACAATTTGTTTTTAGGTTGTCTTAGCGGCGAAAAGATCATTCGTCTGGTCATCGAAAATAATAAAGTCGTGGGCGAAGAATGGTTGTTGGCAGATCAAAAAGAAAGATTCCGCGACGTACTGAATGGCCCGGACGGCAATCTTTACGGAATTACGGACAGCGGAAAACTTTACAAAGTTTCAAAAAAATAAATCACGGATTTCTTTTCAGAATAAAAACCTCAACATTGTTGAGGTTTTTTTTGCACGAAAATAAAATTCAACGCAAAGAATCGTAAAATTATTCCTTTAAGTAAACCAGATTGTTATCTAAATCTGCATCAACATCTTCTAACACTCGGGCATTTTTGGTTTTTTCTAAAAGTTGGTCGATAAAAAAACTGGTTTCAA encodes:
- a CDS encoding GLPGLI family protein, encoding MKRVVCVFFLLLFSFLFSQNKSFLYELKFKPNPAKDSIAMQTFILDVIDGKSLFRTLEDKRADSTASVTKRSSFMSTSFKDFRSVSKDLKENKIKKFINNFQKLFSIKIEEELKWKIENDTKETSSMKTQKATTTYGGRNWTAWFTNEIPLQEGPYIFYGLPGLITDVSDDENNYFFSLIQIRNSDGQIYEKEKAIPITWKQYEKLAKDYYADPTREINGKNRGSGMPVLKWVDDQGNELTPNFKEMNEREQVEIRENNNPIEANHKITYP
- a CDS encoding PQQ-dependent sugar dehydrogenase; protein product: MKSLLTKSLPFLSLALLTSCGGSTKNTTENNKVLIESGQIPNPETVDKNSPEYQPAFANQTRVKGVKTQAPYDVQVLTKDLGKPWGIINLPDGRFLITEKSGFMNIVSADGKTVMKVEGFPKVDDKGQGGLLDVALDPDFATNRMIFWSFSEPVSGGNHTSVAKGKLSADEKMIENPKVIFRATPTYDGDKHYGSRLAFDKDGNLFVSTGERSDLATRPLAQNTMAYLGKVMKITKDGKAAAGNPFIGNAKYKPEIYSYGHRNPQGLAMDEKGQLWDAEMGPKGGDEVNLITAGKNYGWGDVTYGREYSGEKVGAGIQQKAGTEQPVYYWDPSISMSGITFYTGNMDEWKNNLFLGCLSGEKIIRLVIENNKVVGEEWLLADQKERFRDVLNGPDGNLYGITDSGKLYKVSKK